In the Sporosarcina sp. ANT_H38 genome, one interval contains:
- the bcp gene encoding thioredoxin-dependent thiol peroxidase, whose product MTTLEGMHAPEFTLPKENGEMISLKDFAGEKYVVLYFYPKDSTPGCTTQACDFRDSYEDFSKLNAVVLGVSPDSEATHKKFIGKHGLPFSLLVDEEHIVAEKYDVWKLKKMFGKEYMGIERSTFLIDPTGTVVKEWRKVKVEGHINEALATLEQLTQS is encoded by the coding sequence ATGACGACACTTGAAGGTATGCATGCACCGGAATTTACATTGCCAAAAGAGAATGGGGAAATGATTTCACTAAAAGACTTTGCAGGTGAAAAGTATGTCGTCCTCTATTTTTATCCGAAAGATTCAACGCCTGGCTGTACAACGCAAGCATGTGACTTCCGCGATTCGTATGAAGATTTTAGTAAGTTGAATGCTGTTGTACTTGGCGTGAGTCCGGATAGCGAAGCAACACATAAGAAATTTATTGGAAAGCACGGCTTGCCGTTCTCTTTGTTGGTGGATGAAGAGCATATAGTTGCTGAAAAATACGATGTCTGGAAACTGAAAAAGATGTTCGGTAAAGAGTATATGGGTATTGAGCGTTCTACATTCTTGATTGATCCGACAGGGACGGTCGTAAAAGAGTGGCGAAAAGTGAAGGTAGAAGGGCATATAAATGAAGCACTTGCGACACTAGAACAACTAACGCAATCTTGA